A genomic segment from Diospyros lotus cultivar Yz01 chromosome 5, ASM1463336v1, whole genome shotgun sequence encodes:
- the LOC127802789 gene encoding lysM domain-containing GPI-anchored protein 2 produces MAMGISPAAALPALFLVYAAVMADAFTCNSTGASCNGLVGYVSPNATTLSHIKTLFAIKNLRSLLGANGLSLSTPSNQTVAANQTIRIPFPCICGNGTGRPKNPPVYKVVSGDGLDHIARDVFSGLVTYQQIQEFNHIKDASVILAGQPLKIPLPCSCDELGGGERFVHYGHMVEPGSTVDGLAQEFGASPEAILRLNGLSDPKDLMANVAIDIPLKACTSMVSNSSLDYPLLVANGTYSFTAANCVRCKCEAANNWTLQCEPSQVNSSLWRVCPSMQCEGSENLSLGNTTSSSCSRTTCAYAGYTNQTILTVLAPESTCPASDDNNNNATKFSCWSWSFILIWIHLMMLLCLHFVQ; encoded by the exons atgGCCATGGGGATTTCTCCGGCTGCGGCGCTGCCCGCCCTATTCCTTGTCTATGCAGCTGTAATGGCGGACGCCTTCACGTGCAACAGCACGGGAGCAAGCTGCAATGGCCTGGTCGGCTACGTGTCCCCAAACGCCACCACCCTCTCCCACATCAAAACCCTCTTCGCCATCAAGAACCTCCGCTCCCTGCTCGGCGCCAACGGCCTGTCGCTCTCCACCCCGTCCAACCAGACCGTCGCCGCCAACCAGACCATCAGAATCCCCTTCCCCTGCATCTGCGGCAACGGCACTGGCCGGCCCAAGAACCCGCCGGTCTACAAGGTGGTGTCCGGCGACGGCCTCGACCACATCGCCAGGGACGTGTTCTCGGGGCTGGTGACGTATCAGCAGATCCAGGAGTTCAATCACATAAAGGACGCTAGCGTGATTTTGGCTGGGCAGCCGCTGAAGATCCCGCTCCCCTGTAGCTGCGATGAATTGGGGGGTGGAGAGAGATTCGTCCACTACGGACACATGGTGGAGCCCGGAAGCACCGTCGACGGGCTTGCGCAGGAGTTCGGCGCCTCACCGGAAGCCATCCTCCGCCTCAATGGCCTCTCCGATCCCAAAGATCTTATGGCCAATGTCGCCATTGATATTCCCCTTAAAG CTTGTACATCAATGGTGAGCAATAGCTCATTGGACTACCCTTTACTTGTTGCTAATGGAACTTACTCCTTCACTGCGGCCAATTGTGTAAGGTGCAAGTGCGAAGCAGCAAACAACTGGAC ATTACAATGTGAACCGTCCCAAGTGAATTCATCCCTTTGGCGTGTATGTCCTTCAATGCAATGCGAAGGTTCAGAAAACTTGTCCCTTGGGAACACTACATCTTCAAGTTGTAGCCGCACAACCTGTGCCTATGCTGGTTACACAAACCAGACAATTCTCACTGTGCTTGCCCCAGAGTCCACTTGCCCAG CTtctgatgataataataataatgcaaccAAGTTCAGTTGTTGGAGTTGGAGCTTCATTCTCATTTGGATCCACTTGATGATGTTGCTTTGCCTGCATTTTGTTCAGTGA